Proteins from one Mycobacterium sp. SMC-2 genomic window:
- a CDS encoding long-chain fatty acid--CoA ligase, whose amino-acid sequence MADIDFSLLDVPRSEPVEDPEAYLRAAIAWHFGEDTGSAFWLRTAATLDFNPLTDVRTFADLRLFPNLVNELRGVPVEDLIPRGYGQPPPVPQIFESGGTTGAPKRTVQLPDWVAQVVRWQTEDFAAGGFHRGQGFLCLMPSGPHGVGYFSRLVSERLGATFHAIDIDPRWVKKLAARGAAAEVAAYLDHVVEQAVFVLRTQNVANLHTTPPLLEAMARDDRVVELLNDKIRYLLLSGAHVDADTLDLLRAIFPATTITMAFGSTMVLSQAVTRTGGGDAFVFDPRTPYVVFWVVDPETGERVPYGETGQVVMNHISKGMFIPNNLERDLAIRMPGPAGELCDSVSEVRPVSTFEGEAVIEGVY is encoded by the coding sequence GTGGCCGATATCGATTTCTCTTTGTTGGACGTTCCGAGGTCGGAACCGGTCGAGGATCCGGAGGCCTATCTGCGCGCGGCGATCGCCTGGCACTTCGGGGAGGACACCGGGTCCGCGTTCTGGTTGCGGACCGCTGCGACGCTGGACTTCAACCCGCTGACCGACGTGAGGACGTTCGCCGATCTGCGGCTGTTTCCCAATCTGGTCAACGAATTGCGGGGTGTACCGGTGGAGGACCTGATTCCGCGCGGCTACGGGCAGCCGCCGCCGGTGCCCCAGATCTTCGAGTCCGGGGGCACGACCGGCGCCCCGAAACGCACTGTGCAGCTGCCGGATTGGGTAGCCCAGGTGGTGCGGTGGCAGACCGAGGACTTCGCCGCCGGGGGTTTCCACCGCGGCCAAGGTTTCCTTTGCCTGATGCCGAGCGGCCCGCACGGGGTGGGCTATTTCTCGCGGCTGGTCTCCGAGCGGCTCGGCGCGACGTTCCACGCGATCGACATCGATCCCCGTTGGGTGAAAAAGCTCGCCGCCCGCGGCGCCGCCGCCGAAGTCGCCGCCTACCTCGACCATGTCGTCGAGCAGGCCGTGTTCGTGCTGCGGACCCAGAATGTGGCGAACCTGCATACCACCCCGCCCCTGCTGGAGGCCATGGCCCGGGACGACCGGGTGGTCGAGCTGCTGAACGACAAGATCCGCTACCTGTTGCTCAGCGGCGCGCACGTGGACGCCGACACCCTCGACCTGCTCCGCGCCATCTTCCCGGCCACGACGATCACGATGGCCTTCGGCAGCACCATGGTGCTCTCCCAAGCCGTTACCCGAACCGGCGGCGGCGACGCGTTCGTGTTCGACCCGCGAACTCCGTACGTCGTGTTCTGGGTGGTCGATCCCGAGACCGGAGAACGGGTCCCGTACGGGGAGACCGGTCAAGTGGTGATGAACCACATCAGCAAGGGCATGTTCATCCCGAACAATTTGGAGCGCGACCTGGCGATCAGGATGCCCGGGCCGGCGGGCGAGCTCTGCGACTCGGTAAGCGAGGTGCGGCCGGTGTCCACCTTCGAGGGCGAGGCCGTCATCGAAGGCGTGTACTGA
- a CDS encoding oxygenase MpaB family protein encodes MTAQWAGRDFDTGVREAFPMPVDGPADEAARLGPGSLIWKFYGDNRTQFFGFQRTAGVENCIEQLAQGVLDHSVVFSDTLGRAKRTAPPLMKTVYSDEPHEWGRKVRDFHKTIKGTISDGSRYHALNPELFYWAHASFVDQVIYNADTFIRRLSHAEKARIFNEGKVWYSLYGVSDRGQPRTYDEFLAYWDEMLERFVPHKTVLYGTGYIRKGIPGPRWIPGPVWKVLSAPLNAYTRLVLVGTMPPRMREVCQLDWNAKKERRFQRFASAMRALNPLINRLPVGVIYTPWAAAAWRRSGVDPRRLHNRAA; translated from the coding sequence ATGACAGCGCAATGGGCTGGCCGGGATTTCGACACCGGTGTCCGGGAGGCGTTCCCCATGCCGGTCGACGGCCCGGCCGACGAGGCCGCGCGGCTCGGACCCGGGTCCTTGATCTGGAAGTTCTACGGGGACAACCGGACCCAGTTCTTCGGGTTCCAACGCACCGCCGGCGTCGAGAACTGCATCGAACAGCTCGCCCAGGGCGTGCTGGACCACTCGGTGGTCTTCAGCGACACATTGGGGCGCGCCAAGCGGACCGCGCCGCCGCTGATGAAGACCGTCTACTCCGACGAGCCGCACGAGTGGGGCCGCAAGGTGCGCGACTTCCACAAGACGATCAAGGGCACCATCAGTGACGGCTCGAGGTATCACGCGCTGAATCCCGAGCTGTTCTATTGGGCGCACGCGTCATTCGTCGACCAGGTCATCTACAACGCCGACACGTTCATCCGCCGGCTCTCCCATGCGGAGAAGGCGCGGATCTTCAACGAGGGCAAGGTCTGGTACAGCCTCTACGGCGTCAGCGACCGGGGCCAGCCGCGGACCTACGACGAGTTCCTCGCCTACTGGGACGAGATGCTGGAGCGATTCGTCCCGCATAAGACCGTCTTGTACGGGACCGGCTACATCAGGAAGGGGATACCGGGCCCGCGCTGGATCCCGGGGCCGGTGTGGAAGGTGTTGTCCGCGCCGCTGAACGCCTACACCCGTCTGGTCTTGGTGGGGACCATGCCGCCACGGATGCGCGAGGTCTGCCAGCTGGACTGGAATGCGAAGAAGGAGAGGCGATTCCAGCGGTTCGCCTCCGCCATGCGCGCGCTCAACCCGCTGATCAACCGGCTGCCCGTCGGGGTGATCTATACCCCGTGGGCGGCCGCGGCGTGGCGGCGCTCGGGCGTCGATCCGCGCCGGCTGCACAATCGCGCGGCTTAA